The nucleotide window GGCGTCATACCCGGAGTGGTGTTTACTTCCAGCAAATTAATTCTATCGCCCTTGGTGATAATGTAATCGATACGTACAATACCATTACAACCCAATGTGTTATAAATAAATGACGTAGTTTTCTGTACTTTAGAGGTAAGTTTAGCAGAAAGACGTGCAGGTGTAATTTCCTGCGATTCGCCTTTGTATTTAGCGGCAAAATCGAAAAATTCGTTGGCCGGAACCACTTCGGTGATAGGAAGAACCACCTGACGTTTCGAGGTAGAAAAAATTCCGTTGGTGATTTCCGTTCCTTGCATAAAGCTTTCGATGATAACCTCCTGCGCTTCCGCAAAAGCTTTTGCAATGGCCGGTTCTACCTCTTCGGCAGCTTTTACTTTGGTAACGCCGAAGCTGGAGCCACCAAGATTAGGTTTCACGAAACAGGGTAACCCCACTTTTTCAACTACCTGATCAGCTGTAATTACATCATCTTTTCTCAGACGGATAGATGGTGCCACATTTACTCCGAAACTTTTCAGGTAGGTATTACAAACGTATTTGTTGTAGGTAATGGCAGAAGCCAGAACGTTGCAGGAAGTATAAGGCATGCCGATCATTTCAAAATAACCCTGCAAGCGGCCATCTTCGCCCGGAATACCGTGAATGGTAATGTAGGCGCAGTCGAAAGTAATTTTTTGCCCGTTCAATACAAAGCTGAAGTCGTTTTTGTCAATGGGTAAGGTAGAATCGTCTTCGAGCAAAACATGCCAGTTATCCTTTTCAATTACTGCGATGTAGCGGTTGTAACCTGAATCTTCTAAGAAAGAAAAAATGCCTTTGGCGCTTTTAATGGAGACGACAACTTCCGATTGTTCTCCACCTGCAACGATTGCAATAGTTTTTTTAACTGACATTGTATTGAATGATAATAAGTTACTAAAAAAATAGATGTCGTTTATTTGACTGCACAAAGGTACATTTTTTTACTAATGTTGGTACAAAAAGCAGGAATAATCGAATCGTGATGTATTTTTGCAGCCTAATTCAAAAATCTATGAGACATTTCATTCATAAAATAACTCCCCGTATATCTCGGCACAATTTATTACTGGCGGCAGCCTGCATGTGGCTGTTCGCCGGAGGCATGTTGTTGTGGCGAAGTTGTGCTTATTTCGAGCCTGTTTCTGGCTGGCCTTGGTTATTAATCCTCTCTTTTATAGGAGGCCTATTGTTTTTCAGGGGTATGTTTCTCCGTATTTCAAATAAACACATTAACCGCATCCGGAAAATGAAAATCGAACGTCCTTGTCTTTTCTCGTTTTTCAACTTGCGTTCGTATGGTATTATGGTGGTGATGATAAGTGGTGGGGTAGGGTTACGGACAAGCCATTTGATTGCTTTGCCGTATTTATCTCTTTTCTATCTGTTTATGAGTATTCCTTTATTGCTGTCAGCTGTAAGATTTGTCAGAGCCTGGTTGATTTACTAGTATGATTATCAAGTAAATAAAAAACAAAAAGAGGTTGCTTCGTATGAAACAACCTCTTTTTAGTTATAATGTAGCGCTAAATTATTTAGCGAAAAATCCTTTTACTTCATCGTTGTGAACGATTTCTTCTTTGAAGACATATGCACCGGTCTTAGGAGATTTAACCATTTTAATCACCTTAGCATAGGCACGACCTTCACCTGTTTGCAATGATGCAACCGCTTTCTTTGCCATAGTAT belongs to Paludibacter jiangxiensis and includes:
- a CDS encoding D-alanine--D-alanine ligase — translated: MSVKKTIAIVAGGEQSEVVVSIKSAKGIFSFLEDSGYNRYIAVIEKDNWHVLLEDDSTLPIDKNDFSFVLNGQKITFDCAYITIHGIPGEDGRLQGYFEMIGMPYTSCNVLASAITYNKYVCNTYLKSFGVNVAPSIRLRKDDVITADQVVEKVGLPCFVKPNLGGSSFGVTKVKAAEEVEPAIAKAFAEAQEVIIESFMQGTEITNGIFSTSKRQVVLPITEVVPANEFFDFAAKYKGESQEITPARLSAKLTSKVQKTTSFIYNTLGCNGIVRIDYIITKGDRINLLEVNTTPGMTPTSFIPQQIPHAGLVIGEVISEIIEDAIARKKA
- a CDS encoding DUF4295 domain-containing protein translates to MAKKAVASLQTGEGRAYAKVIKMVKSPKTGAYVFKEEIVHNDEVKGFFAK